The following nucleotide sequence is from Alteromonas sp. V450.
TATTTTTGGCCCAGAAGACAGAAAAGATTTTTTTAAGTTGATGCTAGATAGTGAAGCATATAAATATGTGAGCCTCATTAATGTAGAGTCAACGGTTCTGACCAAAGGGTGGAATAAACCAATTGGCTTGCTTTTCATAGATGGTGATCACAGGTACGGTGCGGTAAGAGATGATTATGAAAGCTGGTATCCTCACGTTATAGACGGTGGAATTATAGCGCTCGACGACAGTAAACCCTTACCTGGGCAGAAATTGGGTTCTGCTGAATTCGCTCAAGAGTTGATTAATTCGGGTTGTGAACCGGTTGAAACTGTCGGAAAGATCACATTTTTCAGAAAGCCATGTACCATCAATACGACAATTAAGAATGCAAGCATTAGAACCCTACTTATCTATGCCGAACAAAATATAGTTAGCGGCGGGTTGATTCGGTTTGCACGCCTAGGCCAACTGCTTAGAAGTAGAGGCATACAAGTCAGTTTCTGTTTCGAAAATCACCACGGTAAATGGCACCCTGAAGGTTTTGAAGTGCTCAGCCCAGAAGAAGCGTTGAAACGAAAATGGGGGGCAACACTGGTTCCCGGAGCGGGATTCTCCCAACGTTTTATCAGTGCATTGGAAACGAAAAGAGGTGAGCAATTTGGATTTCGCATACAGGCTGTTTTAAATGATAGGTCCTGTAAAGAAAAATTCATTGCAGTGAACAGAGCATTCAAGCCTACCTCAGTCTTTTTTAACAATACGGATTGGTTTGAAGGCAGCTACACCGATTTTTTAGCTAAAAAATTTCATGTTATCGAAGGGGCAGTTGATTCATCGCGGTTTTATCCTTGTATTGCGCCAAAATCTCGCTCTGAGTTTGTCATTGGGATCAGCACCAAATCGCTTGAAAGAATGTTACCTGTTATGCAAACCTTACGAGGCAATGAAGTATTGCACGTGATGGGAGAGATCCCTTCTTCAATTAGAGAAAACAGTATTTTTCAGCAGCTTAATGAGCACAAAAAAATAATAGAAGCCGGCCAACTGAACGAAGACGGATTGGTTGATTTTTATCACCAGTGTCACTGTGTAGTTCACGTTGAGTCATTTGCAGGTTGGGCAAATACGGCAGCTGAAGCGATGGCGTGTGGTGTTCCGCTTATTTGCACGCATGCAGGAACAAAAGGATTTGCTAGAAATCGAGATACGGCGCTCGTTCTAGATACTTACTCGACCGATGCATGCGTAAGTGCCATTGAAGAGGTTTCTACCTATTACGATAAGGCTCTGTTACGCGCTCAATGCGCTCGAAAAGCAATACAGACATTTAGCTGGGATAAATTCTGTGATGATTTCATGGCAATGCTTGTTGATGACGGCAGAGAACATTACTTACGTCTTCCTCAACTAAATATGCATGGAAAGTGGCCCGTAAGTACCCGTACTGAAGTCCTTCCGTTTCTGGAGAAGTTTATAAATGAGGCCACGGTATTCGATGCAGGCTGTGCCGAGGGATACATTGCGCATAGGCTTTTAAACGCGGGGTGTGCTAGGTTAGATGGTGTAGAGCTCGACGGTGGCAGAGTGCTTACCGCAAGGGCGCTAAGCGCGAACGATCCAAGAGCAAACTTTATGCATGGAAGCGTCGCTCCATGGTGCGAATTTCAAGATGAATTTGGTGAAAAGCTGTTGGCCAAATACGACATGGTATTGTATTTAGCTGTTCATCAGCATCTCCCAAAAGCAGAAAGAATAACAACCTTAACTGGCCTTTTAGATTTAGCTGCTACATGGTTTGTTATGCGTGTACCTGCGATCTTCTATGAGGATGATGAACTCGTTAAAACGATAAGCGATGCGGGTTTCAACATGTATTCAGAACACTTAACTGGTCATCACGGAGGTGCGGGGCCCATTCGACTTTATAAACGGGACAAATCGCTATGACCAGAAAACGCGTTATTTCTTTTCCGAAATCTGGTAGAAGTTGGCTTCGCTATGCGCTTGAACTTACTGAGCAAGCGCACGACATCATATTTTCACATGACGAATTTGAATACAATGATGGCACCAAGCCGCCGCTGAATTTCGATATTAACAGGCGCTATCAAAACTATAACATTGGAAGCGATAAGATCCTTTATATTGAGCGCGATGCGAGGGATACCATCGTTAGCTTATACAACCAAATTACCGGAAGGTTTGCTGACTTTTTCAATTATCAAGGTGATATCTCAACATTTATTCGTGATCCATATTTTGGTGTTGATAATTTACTCAAGTTCCAAAAGCTGTGGCGGCGCCTCGCAACAGAGAATAACTTACCAATTATTCGCTATGAAGACATGCACAGCGATTATCAAGCTGTACTGGTAAAAGTGTGCGATTTCTTTGATATCAGTGTCAGTTTGCATGACGTTGAACGAATATCTGAAATGGCCTCTTTCGACAATATGAAACAAGTTGAGTTGAGCGGTCAATCTCAGCGCCCATGGTTATCGCCAAGAAATAGTCATTGTAAGGTAAGAAAAGGCAAAGTGGGCGGGTATTCGCTTGAACTCAGTGATGAGGACATTGCGTACATTCAATCAAGAATGATGCATTTCGACGTGTAATGATAGCGCAACCTAGGCTTCGCTGTGTGCTGTGGTGACGGTGCGTCATTAATGGTCGTGTAATGCTGCAGGCGATGAAATGTGGTTATGGAATTTCATCGCTTCTTTTAATGGCGTATGAATGCACATACCTCAAATCGGTTAGAAGATGTACAGTGATATGCTATACTAAGTAGCCTATAGCGGAGGAATGTTTGTATGCAAGTTAACAATAGCAGCTCGTCGTCATTGATTAGCCAAATTCAAGAAAGGCAAGAGAGCCTTTTTGAGAAACTGGCGTCTGGAAAAAAGGTTAACAATGCATCTGACGGCGCAGCAGCCCAACAAATTATCGATAGGCTGACTTCCGAAGTAGAGGGTAACCGTCAATCGTTAAACAATGTGTATGATGGTATTTCACTCGCACAAGTTGCAGAGGGTGGATTGGGAAGCATAAATGACGATGTGAACCGAATTCGAGAGCTTACCCTTCAATCGGGAAGCGGCATACTAAGCGATGGAGACAGACGGGCGATACAAGCGGAAATTACGCAGCTTCAGGAAAACATAACGCAAACCGTTGAGCAGACCAATTTTGGGGGAAAGCCGCTACTCTCTGACAATAACACGCTAAATTTTCAATCAGGCGCAAGTGCAGGACAGTCCATCGCCATTGAGACGCAAGATATCGCTGCACAGCTAAGTGGTGTATTAACGATTGATGTGACGTCAGGTAGTAGCTTGAACGATGCTTTAACCGCTATTGATGATGCCATTGAAACTGTTGGCGGCGCGCGCGGTGAGTTGGGTGCGGTACAGAATCGTTTCGAAAGTGCAGCCCGTACATTAACGCAGTCGAACATAAATACAGCACAAGCGCGCTCTCGCATTGAAGATTTAGATTTTGCCCAAGCATCATCTCAGCGGGCCGCTAACGACGTGTTAGGACAAGCAGCGTTAACAGTGCAAGCGCAAGCAAACCAGCAGGAAGGCCAAGTTCTGGCGTTATTGAGCTAAGTGTTCTATAACTAAAATTGGTTAAGAAAAGCAGGGTAACCTGCTTTTTTTATTGATACTTTTCGATAAACACCTGTTGCGCTGTGATCTTTTACCGTTACAATTCACACATGCGCTAGTCTTTAAAAATAATAAGAGCGTCCTCGGGGAATCGATGAAGAACATTTTGCTGGTAAGTAATAACCAGGAACTTATTCAAAATTTAGAAACAATTGTCACTTTCATGGGAGAGTCGTGTCGGGCACGAGGGGTTGACGACTGTGAACGTTATCTAGCAGATGGCGGCGCTGATGCTGTACTCATTGAATACGAGTCACCGACCGTGGTCAAAGCAATCGTTGAAAAGTTTCCTCACATTCCTTTTGTTGCGCTAGTAGAAAGCAACAGTCAAGCTGTTGCTGGACAAAACCTTGTGAGTGTTATCGCTACACCGCTTACTTATCCCGTGTTAACGCAAGCCATTCATCGGTGCCAAGAGTATTCTCGTAGAAAACCGAGTTTATCGCGAAACAGCGGCAATAAAACGCGACTGTTTCGAAGCTTAATCGGTAAAAGTGAACAGATACAGATTGTTCGACGCTTGGTCGAGCAGGTGGCACCTACCGATGCCACCGTGCTTGTGCTTGGAGAGTCAGGCACGGGTAAAGAAGTAGTTGCGCGCAACGTTCACTTTTTATCTGAACGCAAAGATGGACCTTTTATTCCAGTAAACTGCGGAGCGATCCCTGGTGAGCTTTTAGAAAGCGAACTTTTCGGTCATGAAAAAGGCGCCTTTACCGGGGCAATTAGTGCGCGCAAAGGGCGATTTGAACTAGCTGAGGGTGGCACTCTCTTTTTAGACGAAATTGGAGACATGCCGCTTCAAATGCAGGTTAAGTTGTTGCGCGTATTGCAAGAGCGTACTTTTGAAAGAGTGGGCGGTAATAAGCCGCTACAGTGCAATGTTCGAATAATCGCTGCGACGCACAGAAATCTAGAAACGATGATAAGTGAAGAAAAGTTCAGAGAAGACTTATTTTATCGTTTAAATGTGTTCCCAATAGACAGTCCAGCACTTCGTCAGCGTAAAGATGATATCCCCCTTTTGCTACAAGAACTCAATAGTAGAATACAGGTTGAAGGTGCAGAGGGTGTTCGGTTTACTGAGCAAGCTATCGCATCGTTGATGGAACATGAGTGGCCAGGTAACGTTCGTGAGTTATCTAACTTGGTCGAGCGCTTAATGATTTTATACCCTGGTCAAATTGTGGATATATCCGATCTCCCCGAAAAGTATCAGTACGGTGATGTTCATGCTTATGAACCTGACTATCCCGAGGAAATTTTAGAGCGGGAAGCCTTTAATACGTTATTCGCCGAGTCTGCGGCCCTTGAAGAAGCTGAAGAGCAAACTCAGAGCGAAAATACATCAGAAAACATGGTGTCGTCTTCACTCCCTGAAGAGGGGGTAAACCTGAAAGAATATCTCTCCGAGCTTGAGGTTACCCTTATTAGACAGGCACTCGACAATCAAGACTGGGTCGTTGCAAGGGCGGCTGATAAGCTTGGAATGCGACGCACTACGCTGGTCGAAAAAATGCGTAAGTACGATATTCAGCGTACTGAAGAGGCTTAACGTCAGGGAATTGACGTTGCATTTAACACCCTTTAATTGCCTTTAAGTCTTTGTAAAATAAGCCAATGTTGAATTGGCACACCTTCTGCTTTATCCAAGTCATATTTATTAACGTCTGCAAATTGACGAGGGCAATATGGCTTTGGATAGTACTTCAACTACAAGTGAGTTCACACCGACCGATTTTGTTTTTGACGGAGTGAGTGAAAGCACTTCATCTCGCGTAGACACTTCTTTATGTAACGATGAACTTGCATCTTTGCGCTTACAAGCGAGTAGACTCGAACACTTGCTGCAAGTCATGCCCGCGGGCGTAATCGTGATTGATGGGAAAGGCATCGTTCGTCAAGCCAACGAGCAAGCAAAGGCGTTGTTAGGCGAGCCACTTGAAGAAGAAGTTTGGAGACGTATTATCTCGCGCTCATTTAAACCTCGTGCTGACGATGGGCATGAGGTGTCTTTGGTCGACGGTAGGCGTGTAAAGTTATCAATCACTCCTCTTGAAAATGAACCTGGGCAATTGATAGTGATAACAGATCTAACGGAAACGCGACAGCTGCAGGCACGTGTGAGTCATATGCAGCGTTTATCGTCACTAGGTAAAATGGTCGCATCCCTGGCACATCAGATTCGTACACCTCTATCAGCAGCTATGCTTTACGCTTCTAATTTGACAAGAAAAGGCCTTCCTCATCAGGCACAAAGCGAGTTCGCGTGCAAGCTATCAGACCGGCTCAAAGAGCTTGAAAGCCAAGTAAATGACATGCTGCTATTTGCTAAGTCTGGTGAGGAGCAAGTTGTTTGTGACATCACATTGCAGGAACTCTTTAATGCAATTGAAAGCAGCGCGGTATCTATGGTTTCACAAGCATCACAACACTTATCGTTCAGCGGGTTTGATAAAGCGGCAGTGATAACCGGGAATTTAACGGCGCTACAAGGCGCATTGTTAAACCTTGTTCACAACGCCAGTCAAGCAACGCCTAAAGGATGTACCGTTGAAGTTAATGCGAGTTTAATCCAAGAAAAACTCATTGTTTCAGTAGTCGACAAAGGCAAGGGCGTGCCTGATGCGTTGAAAAACAAAGTTTTTGAGCCGTTTTTTACTACAAAAACTCATGGTACGGGGTTGGGTCTAGCAGTCGTTAAGTCTGTGGTTGCTGCTCACAACGGTCAATTAAACGTGTGTGATACGTCACAAGGGGGCGCGTGTTTCAGTGTCGCGCTACCTCTGAGAGAAGTGCAGGGTATCATCGGTAGCAAAGTGGCTTAATTCCGAGGGGAATATGATGTTAAAAACAACTATTTTAATTGTTGAAGACGATGCAGGGCTTCGCGAAGCGCTTTTTGATACGTTACTACTCGGTGGTTATCACGTTGTTAGTGCAGAATGTGCAGAAAGTGCATTAATGATGCTGTCCGAACAACATGTCGACCTTGTAGTCAGTGATATTCAGATGGGGGAGATGAGTGGGCTAATGCTGTTGAAAAGCATTAAAGCTAAATACCCACATTTACCCGTTCTCTTGATGACCGCCTATGCAACCATTGATGATGCCGTGCAGGCTATGCGTGACGGTGCTACCGACTACCTATCAAAACCATTCGCCCCTGAGGTGTTATTAAATCTCGTTGGGCGATATGCACCGGCGCAAAAGATTGAATCGAGAACGCCAATTGTCGCTGACCCGTCTAGCTTAAAGTTACTTGAACTCTCAAGAAAAGTCGCCAAGTCAGAGGCAACGGTAATGGTATTAGGGCCAAGCGGCTCGGGCAAAGAGGTTTTATCTCGCTATATACACGATCAATCCAGTAGATGTGAAGCGCCGTTTGTCGCTATAAACTGCGCTGCTATTCCTGAAAATATGCTTGAGGCAACCCTTTTTGGTTATGAGAAAGGCGCATTTACAGGGGCAGTCCAAGCATGCCCTGGTAAGTTTGAACAAGCGCAGGACGGTACGCTTCTTCTTGATGAGATTACCGAGATGGACTTGGCACTGCAGGCTAAGCTTCTTAGAGTATTGCAAGAGCGAGAGGTAGAGCGTTTAGGAGGGCGTAAAACAGTTAAACTAAACGTGCGTGTTATTGCGACGAGTAACCGAGATTTGCGCAAAGCGGTAGATGCCGGTGAGTTCAGAGAAGACCTATATTATCGACTAAATGTGTTCCCAATTGAATGGCGACCTTTGGCGCAAAGACCAGGTGATATCGTGCCGTTAGCAGAACACTTGGTTCAGCGCCATGCAAATGTTCAGGGTATGTCAAACGTTAGGTTAAGTGCTACAGCGCGCAATAAGCTGAGTCAATACAGCTGGCCAGGCAATGTCAGAGAGTTAGAAAACGTCGTTCAAAGAGCTTTGATATTGTGTGAAAACAACGAGATAGCTGCAACAGACCTGATGATTGATGAAGATATTAGTAGCGTCGTGGAAAAAGCAGCAGAAGTCGTAGAAGATAATAAACTAGGGTCTGAGTTACGCTATCAAGAGCATCAGATCATTTTGGACACGCTCGCCATGTGCAAAGGGAAGCGAAAGGACGTTGCAGAGAAACTTGGCATAAGTCCAAGAACGTTGCGATATAAACTCGCTCGAATGCGAGAAGATGGAATTGAAGTTCCTGCGTAAAATATAAATGTTTAATGCGGGCCAATACGCATTTCATAGCCGACCGCCGCCGAGCACTATTTAAGGCGGCGGTTTTTTGTTGTTTCTTATCTGTATTACGTCATAAAATTGTCTATCACCCACATATTCTCTTTAACTCATTGAAATATAGAGTTAATTAAAGTTGGCAAGCCCTTTGCTAAATCCTTTCTATAAGTCAGTTTTACGTTCGCCAAAAAGGGCAACGTGTTTACATGCTAGGAGTGGTTATGGACGTTAAAGCCAATAGTTTGTATCAAGAAATGCAGAGCATGATTGGTCAATCTCGTCTTCAAGTTAATGAACCTCAGCAAATGAGGGAAATCAATTCCTCTGCAAGTGATTTTGCGACCATGCTTAAGCACGCCGTCGATGGTGTGAATAATATGCAGCTCGAATCGAAAGATGCACAGCAGCGTTTTGAAATGGGCGATCCAAACCTTAGCTTGGCAGAGGTGATGTTGACTAAAGAGAAGTCGGGCATCGCTTTTGAAGCCACAGTTCAAGTGCGTAATAAAGTGCTTGAAGCATACAAAACCATCATGAATATGCCGGTATAATTGGAGTAGGGTATGGCTGACGCAACAGGTACTAATTTAACCGTTCCAGACCAGCATCAAACGTTGGACAGCGAGCCTGAAAACAAATCAGGGTTTATGGACACGTTGGGAAGCGCCGACATGATGCGCCAGATGGCACTGGTAGTTGTGCTTGTCATCTGTGTTGCGATAGCAATTTTTATTCTGTTGTGGTCGCAGGAGCCCGATTATCGTCCATTGGCTAAAATGGAAACTCAAGAACTGATTGAAACGCTGGATTACTTGGATGCTAATCTTATTGACTACAAGTTAGAGGGCAATACCGTCTACGTACGAAGCGATGAGTTTCAAAATATACGCCTCGGTATGACCCGTCAAGGATTGACACAAACGTCAGATGCTGGCGCTGACATTATCATGCAAGACATGGGATTTGGTGTCAGTCAGCGTGTGGAAATGGAAAGACTTAAGCACGCTCGAGAACAACAAATTGCAGCAACGATTGAAGATATCGCAAGTATACAAAAAGCACGTGTACTTCTTGCAATGCCGAAAGAGAATGTGTTTGCTCGAAGAGAAAAGAAAGCGTCAGCAACCGTTGTCTTAACGGCTAAACGCGGTGCAGTTATTGCGGGCGAGGAAGTGGATGCTGTCGTAGATA
It contains:
- a CDS encoding class I SAM-dependent methyltransferase produces the protein MQKTIEETMESYPYEKGGITLIEAKALSKYAECVTSGVIVEIGSYKGKSALAIAHGVNALKRDNPPQIFCVDPHKAFVGELGGIFGPEDRKDFFKLMLDSEAYKYVSLINVESTVLTKGWNKPIGLLFIDGDHRYGAVRDDYESWYPHVIDGGIIALDDSKPLPGQKLGSAEFAQELINSGCEPVETVGKITFFRKPCTINTTIKNASIRTLLIYAEQNIVSGGLIRFARLGQLLRSRGIQVSFCFENHHGKWHPEGFEVLSPEEALKRKWGATLVPGAGFSQRFISALETKRGEQFGFRIQAVLNDRSCKEKFIAVNRAFKPTSVFFNNTDWFEGSYTDFLAKKFHVIEGAVDSSRFYPCIAPKSRSEFVIGISTKSLERMLPVMQTLRGNEVLHVMGEIPSSIRENSIFQQLNEHKKIIEAGQLNEDGLVDFYHQCHCVVHVESFAGWANTAAEAMACGVPLICTHAGTKGFARNRDTALVLDTYSTDACVSAIEEVSTYYDKALLRAQCARKAIQTFSWDKFCDDFMAMLVDDGREHYLRLPQLNMHGKWPVSTRTEVLPFLEKFINEATVFDAGCAEGYIAHRLLNAGCARLDGVELDGGRVLTARALSANDPRANFMHGSVAPWCEFQDEFGEKLLAKYDMVLYLAVHQHLPKAERITTLTGLLDLAATWFVMRVPAIFYEDDELVKTISDAGFNMYSEHLTGHHGGAGPIRLYKRDKSL
- a CDS encoding sulfotransferase domain-containing protein, with the translated sequence MTRKRVISFPKSGRSWLRYALELTEQAHDIIFSHDEFEYNDGTKPPLNFDINRRYQNYNIGSDKILYIERDARDTIVSLYNQITGRFADFFNYQGDISTFIRDPYFGVDNLLKFQKLWRRLATENNLPIIRYEDMHSDYQAVLVKVCDFFDISVSLHDVERISEMASFDNMKQVELSGQSQRPWLSPRNSHCKVRKGKVGGYSLELSDEDIAYIQSRMMHFDV
- a CDS encoding flagellin, which codes for MQVNNSSSSSLISQIQERQESLFEKLASGKKVNNASDGAAAQQIIDRLTSEVEGNRQSLNNVYDGISLAQVAEGGLGSINDDVNRIRELTLQSGSGILSDGDRRAIQAEITQLQENITQTVEQTNFGGKPLLSDNNTLNFQSGASAGQSIAIETQDIAAQLSGVLTIDVTSGSSLNDALTAIDDAIETVGGARGELGAVQNRFESAARTLTQSNINTAQARSRIEDLDFAQASSQRAANDVLGQAALTVQAQANQQEGQVLALLS
- a CDS encoding sigma-54 dependent transcriptional regulator; protein product: MKNILLVSNNQELIQNLETIVTFMGESCRARGVDDCERYLADGGADAVLIEYESPTVVKAIVEKFPHIPFVALVESNSQAVAGQNLVSVIATPLTYPVLTQAIHRCQEYSRRKPSLSRNSGNKTRLFRSLIGKSEQIQIVRRLVEQVAPTDATVLVLGESGTGKEVVARNVHFLSERKDGPFIPVNCGAIPGELLESELFGHEKGAFTGAISARKGRFELAEGGTLFLDEIGDMPLQMQVKLLRVLQERTFERVGGNKPLQCNVRIIAATHRNLETMISEEKFREDLFYRLNVFPIDSPALRQRKDDIPLLLQELNSRIQVEGAEGVRFTEQAIASLMEHEWPGNVRELSNLVERLMILYPGQIVDISDLPEKYQYGDVHAYEPDYPEEILEREAFNTLFAESAALEEAEEQTQSENTSENMVSSSLPEEGVNLKEYLSELEVTLIRQALDNQDWVVARAADKLGMRRTTLVEKMRKYDIQRTEEA
- a CDS encoding PAS domain-containing sensor histidine kinase; this translates as MALDSTSTTSEFTPTDFVFDGVSESTSSRVDTSLCNDELASLRLQASRLEHLLQVMPAGVIVIDGKGIVRQANEQAKALLGEPLEEEVWRRIISRSFKPRADDGHEVSLVDGRRVKLSITPLENEPGQLIVITDLTETRQLQARVSHMQRLSSLGKMVASLAHQIRTPLSAAMLYASNLTRKGLPHQAQSEFACKLSDRLKELESQVNDMLLFAKSGEEQVVCDITLQELFNAIESSAVSMVSQASQHLSFSGFDKAAVITGNLTALQGALLNLVHNASQATPKGCTVEVNASLIQEKLIVSVVDKGKGVPDALKNKVFEPFFTTKTHGTGLGLAVVKSVVAAHNGQLNVCDTSQGGACFSVALPLREVQGIIGSKVA
- a CDS encoding sigma-54 dependent transcriptional regulator is translated as MLKTTILIVEDDAGLREALFDTLLLGGYHVVSAECAESALMMLSEQHVDLVVSDIQMGEMSGLMLLKSIKAKYPHLPVLLMTAYATIDDAVQAMRDGATDYLSKPFAPEVLLNLVGRYAPAQKIESRTPIVADPSSLKLLELSRKVAKSEATVMVLGPSGSGKEVLSRYIHDQSSRCEAPFVAINCAAIPENMLEATLFGYEKGAFTGAVQACPGKFEQAQDGTLLLDEITEMDLALQAKLLRVLQEREVERLGGRKTVKLNVRVIATSNRDLRKAVDAGEFREDLYYRLNVFPIEWRPLAQRPGDIVPLAEHLVQRHANVQGMSNVRLSATARNKLSQYSWPGNVRELENVVQRALILCENNEIAATDLMIDEDISSVVEKAAEVVEDNKLGSELRYQEHQIILDTLAMCKGKRKDVAEKLGISPRTLRYKLARMREDGIEVPA
- the fliE gene encoding flagellar hook-basal body complex protein FliE, with translation MDVKANSLYQEMQSMIGQSRLQVNEPQQMREINSSASDFATMLKHAVDGVNNMQLESKDAQQRFEMGDPNLSLAEVMLTKEKSGIAFEATVQVRNKVLEAYKTIMNMPV